The DNA region AGCTCCGCCGGAGTGATCGTGCTTCCCGAAGCGGCCGAAGCGGCTTCGTCGGACACGACACCACAGAACGCTTCGTAGTCGATGAGTTCGGTGATCTTCGGGGTCTCCGGATCCTTGCGGATCTTGACCTCGCGGTACTTCATCTCCAGCGCGTCGTAGCTGACGAGCCTGCCCAGCAGCGGCTCACCGATACCGGTGATCAGCTTGATCGCCTCGTTGACCATGATCGAGCCGATCGACGCGCACAGCACGCCCAGCACGCCGCCCTCGGCGCACGACGGGACCATGCCGGGCGGCGGCGGCTCGGGGTAGAGGTCGCGGTAGTTGAGGCCCTTGCCGTTCGGCGCGTCCTCCCAGAACACGCTCGCCTGGCCCTCGAACCGGTAGATCGAGCCCCACACGTAGGGCTTTCCGGTGAGCACGGCGGCGTCGTTCACCAGGTACCGCGTCGCGAAGTTGTCGGTGCCGTCGAGGATCAGGTCGTACTGCTCGAACAGTTCGAGCGCGTTCGACGATTCGAGCCGGTCGGTGTGCAGGTGCACCTTCACGAACGGATTGATCTCGGCGATCGTCTCCTGCGCCGACGCGGCCTTGAGCTTGCCGATGTCGGACTGTCCGTGGATGACCTGGCGGTGCAGATTCGATTCGTCGACCTCGTCGAAGTCGACGATGCCGAGCGTGCCGACCCCGGCCGCGGCCAGGTACAGCAGCGCGGGGCTGCCGAGGCCACCGGCACCGATGACCAGCACCTTGGCGTTCTTCAGCCGCTTCTGCCCGGTCACCCCGACGTCCGGGATGATCAGGTGACGGCTGTACCGGGCCACCTCTTCCTTGGTGAGCTCGGCGGCCGGCTCTACGAGCGGCGGCAGCGTGCCTGACATCGGGTCCTCCATCTCGCGTGGATCGCGGGTCGCATCCCAGTATCTACAACACGGACAGGCGGAAACGACTTCCCCTGTTTCATATCCTGGGATGTTCCAGCAGGTGAGACGGCTTGGACTAAGGTGCCTGATTCGGCCAGGAGCCCGGCTTGCAGACCTTGCCGTCCGCGGGCACCTTGCCGCGGTCACCGCCGGGGAGATTGTTCAGCTGCGCCACGAAGTCGTTGGAGACGCCGAACGTCTGCTGCATCATCACCGGCGCGATCCCGCCGTTCTCCTTGCAGCCCTGGTGCTTTCCGCCCAGGGCATGCCCGACCTCGTGATTGATGGCGTACTGGCGATACCCGGTCATGTCGCTCTCGAAGGCCATCGCCCCCCGCACCCAGCGGGCGAGGTTGATCACCACGCGCTTGTCGAAGCTCGCGCGGTAGCACGAGGTCTCGTAGGTGATCTGGAACATGCAGACGTCCGCGCGATGCGTCGTGTTCGGTGTGGTGAGACTCACCCGGAAGCTGGGGTTCGGGAAACTCGCGTCGACGCGCTGAAGCGCCTTCTTGCCGTCCCACGTCCAGCTCTTGGGATTGGACAGGGTGGCCTCCACCATCGTGGCGAAGCTGTCGTCACCGCCGTAGCTGGCCTGGTCGATGCCGTCCTCGACCTCGACGGTGTACGTGTACAGCTGCCCCGTCCCGACCTTCTCGCCCTTGCCCGGCACCACGTGATAGGTGCCCTTGCCGGACTCGGTGAAGGGGCCGCCCTTGGGCAGGTCGGCGGTCGGGATCTTGAGGTCGATCGGTTTGGCCGGGTTCTCGGGGAGGACTTCGCCCCCGCCGTCGACGCCCGCGCCCGGCTCGCCGCCGTTGCCCGCGGAACCGTCGGCGGAAGTGAGGCCGGGCCCGTCGGTGGCGATCGGCTCGGCCGGGCCGGTTGCGGTGTTGAACACGACCAGCGCGGTGATCACCACGAGGATCGGCAGCGCGTACACGCGCCAGCCATAGGTCTTGGCGAACTGGCCGATACCGCCCTTGCGTTTGGCAGCCTTGGCCTTGACCTTGCCTGCCTCGTGCGGCTTCCAGGACGCGCTGAGCGGCTGGGCGCTCGTCCGGCGGCCGCCGGGACGGTAACGGTCCTCGTCGAGCCGCTGCGACGGCGGCGGCGTCGGCCGGTACTGGCCCGTGCGCGGCACGTCCGAAGACCGGGGCTGGGCACGCGGCGGACGGCGGGCGGATGCGGAGTACTGAGACCGCCGACCTTCGCCCTGCGCGCCTTGCTTTACCCGATCCACGCGCACCAGGGTGCCATAACCGAACTGTGATGTTGTGAGCGACCGGCGCTTCGCACGGCGTGTCCTACCCACCCGAATGGGCTACCAGGTGTCCGATTCGACCGATTCCCACATCCCCAAAACGGCCTTCGCTACGACATTCGGGCGTTCCATCTGCGCCACGTGGCCGGTTCGGGGCAGAACGAGCAACCGCGCGTGCGGAAGTAGCCGAGCGGTGCGCTCGGCGCGCCGGACGGAGATCACCCGGTCGTGCTGCCCCCACACGACGAGCGTCGGCGCGTCGACGGTCGGCGCGACCGCCCACAGCGACGCGGGACCGCGCGCGGACCACGTCCGGAAGATGCCGAACGTGCTGCGAGCCAGCGCGGGGGCGGCCCAGGCGAACCCGGCGCGGGCGCTGTGCTCCTCTTCGAGCTCGTCCAGCCTGCTCTCGGCGAAGCGGCCTGGGTCGGCGAAGCACAGCTTGATGACCTGCATGGCGCGTTCACGCGGGCCGAGCGCGGCGAGCCGACGGCGCACACTCGGGCCGATCAGCGGCAGGTAGGCGAACGCCATCCTCGGATCGGACAGCCGTTTCATGCTGGGCCGGAGATCCGGCATCGCGGGCGAGATCAGCGTCAGCGTCTTCACCAGTTCCGGACGGCGGGCCGCGACGAGCAGCGCGACGGCACCGCCCATCGAGTTGCCGAACAGGTGCACCGGCCCCGCGTCGAGGCTCTCGATGTGGCTCGCCACGACCTGGGCGTGCGAGTCGAGACTGAAGTCGAAGCCGTCCGGCGGCTCCGAATAGCCGAAACCCGGCAAATCGACCGACGTACCTCCGGCCTGGGGCGCCAAGAGGGCGGCGAGGTCGGTCCAGTTCGTGGACGAACCGCCGAGACCGTGGACGTAGACGGCCGTCTCGGGGCCGCCCGGTGTCCGGCGGATGTGCAATTTCACCCCGCCGACACCTATTGTTTCCCCGGGCCAAGGGGGCGGCGCCGGGTCCAGCGACGGCAATGACCTGCGCGACAGCGGCACATGGGTCAGCGGCGGGCGGCCCCCGGCGGCACGGGAAACTGAAGAAGACACAGCACCAAGGATGCCCGACCCTTGGCGGTCCGGCTGTACCGGCGAGTAATCTCGAGCTCACTTCACGCGGCGGTGACCCCGCCCCGCGGAGCCCGCGGCTACTGGAGGAACGATGACAGAAATGGCGCGACTGCAGGCCCGAGGTGTCCGCCTGCCCCGAACGGAACGCCGCGCCCAGCTGCTGGCCGCCGCGCAGCGGGTGTTCGCCGCGAACGGATACCACGCCGCCGCGATGGACGAGATCGCCGAAGAGGCCGGAGTCAGCAAGCCGGTCCTCTATCAGCACTTCCCCGGCAAGCTCGACCTCTACATCGCGCTGCTGGAGAGCCACGTCGACGAACTGGTGCGGCGGGTCAAGGACGCCCTCGACTCCACGTCGGACAACAAGCAGCGCGTGCCGGCGACCGTCGGCGCGTTCTTCGACTTCGTCAACAACGACGCCGG from Amycolatopsis sp. EV170708-02-1 includes:
- a CDS encoding alpha/beta fold hydrolase; the encoded protein is MKLHIRRTPGGPETAVYVHGLGGSSTNWTDLAALLAPQAGGTSVDLPGFGYSEPPDGFDFSLDSHAQVVASHIESLDAGPVHLFGNSMGGAVALLVAARRPELVKTLTLISPAMPDLRPSMKRLSDPRMAFAYLPLIGPSVRRRLAALGPRERAMQVIKLCFADPGRFAESRLDELEEEHSARAGFAWAAPALARSTFGIFRTWSARGPASLWAVAPTVDAPTLVVWGQHDRVISVRRAERTARLLPHARLLVLPRTGHVAQMERPNVVAKAVLGMWESVESDTW
- the moeZ gene encoding adenylyltransferase/sulfurtransferase MoeZ; translated protein: MSGTLPPLVEPAAELTKEEVARYSRHLIIPDVGVTGQKRLKNAKVLVIGAGGLGSPALLYLAAAGVGTLGIVDFDEVDESNLHRQVIHGQSDIGKLKAASAQETIAEINPFVKVHLHTDRLESSNALELFEQYDLILDGTDNFATRYLVNDAAVLTGKPYVWGSIYRFEGQASVFWEDAPNGKGLNYRDLYPEPPPPGMVPSCAEGGVLGVLCASIGSIMVNEAIKLITGIGEPLLGRLVSYDALEMKYREVKIRKDPETPKITELIDYEAFCGVVSDEAASAASGSTITPAELKAKFDNGDNFALIDVREPHEYEIVNIKGATLIPKDKILSGEALSELPQDKPIVLHCKSGARSAEALAALHKAGFKDATHLGGGVLAWARQIDQSLPTY
- a CDS encoding TetR/AcrR family transcriptional regulator is translated as MTEMARLQARGVRLPRTERRAQLLAAAQRVFAANGYHAAAMDEIAEEAGVSKPVLYQHFPGKLDLYIALLESHVDELVRRVKDALDSTSDNKQRVPATVGAFFDFVNNDAGAFRMVFESDLRGEPAVQEAVDRATSASVDAITETITADAGLDEDKARLLAVGLVGLSQVSARFWLAHHKSMSREEAVALTANLAWRGIGGGFPLQH
- a CDS encoding DUF3152 domain-containing protein, producing the protein MDRVKQGAQGEGRRSQYSASARRPPRAQPRSSDVPRTGQYRPTPPPSQRLDEDRYRPGGRRTSAQPLSASWKPHEAGKVKAKAAKRKGGIGQFAKTYGWRVYALPILVVITALVVFNTATGPAEPIATDGPGLTSADGSAGNGGEPGAGVDGGGEVLPENPAKPIDLKIPTADLPKGGPFTESGKGTYHVVPGKGEKVGTGQLYTYTVEVEDGIDQASYGGDDSFATMVEATLSNPKSWTWDGKKALQRVDASFPNPSFRVSLTTPNTTHRADVCMFQITYETSCYRASFDKRVVINLARWVRGAMAFESDMTGYRQYAINHEVGHALGGKHQGCKENGGIAPVMMQQTFGVSNDFVAQLNNLPGGDRGKVPADGKVCKPGSWPNQAP